A window of the Thermodesulfovibrionia bacterium genome harbors these coding sequences:
- a CDS encoding FAD-dependent oxidoreductase: MNINSNFTKSGMKDAVILGGGLAGLSAAHTLSVAGKDLIVIESDATVGGLSKTIIHNDFRFDLGGHRFITKNKKIEQYVKGLLDQESLAVSRKSKIYMRGMFFDYPLKPSNSIFGLGIPTTAKILFDYIKEKVKGIFITPVNISLEDWVVNNFGRTMFNLYFKDYSEKVWGIDCSRISEEWVSQRIRGLSLWVAIKNAFFKFSGKDVPTLASNFIYPSHGIGYLSDRLKEEIEKSNSVMTGTKVTQIIHKDFTVISAIAKNCDNIHEIEAREFVSSIPVTSLVQMLSPAPPDDVLEAASSLKYRDLVLVTVMVDREKLTDLTWIYIPEKDFSLGRIHEPKNWSPEMAPEGKTHFVCEYFCFEGDDIWNTDDKELTSITVKQLVRLGFIQESEVIDSCVVRVPKTYPLFEVGYEKHYKKLIDYLDNFKNLHITGRNGKFRYYNMDHTMESGIDVAERMIGKAL; encoded by the coding sequence AAGATGCTGTGATTTTGGGCGGGGGGCTTGCCGGCCTTTCAGCTGCTCATACCCTTTCAGTCGCAGGAAAAGACCTCATAGTTATTGAAAGCGACGCCACAGTTGGCGGGCTTTCAAAGACAATCATTCATAATGATTTCAGGTTCGATCTCGGCGGACACAGGTTTATAACCAAGAATAAAAAGATAGAGCAGTATGTCAAAGGGCTTTTGGACCAGGAATCGCTTGCCGTATCACGAAAAAGCAAGATATATATGCGTGGCATGTTCTTTGATTATCCCCTAAAGCCCTCAAACTCTATCTTTGGATTAGGCATCCCAACAACCGCTAAAATCCTCTTTGACTATATAAAAGAGAAGGTCAAAGGCATTTTCATAACACCTGTGAATATCTCTCTTGAGGACTGGGTTGTCAACAACTTCGGCCGCACGATGTTCAACCTTTACTTCAAGGATTACAGCGAGAAGGTTTGGGGAATCGACTGCAGCAGGATCAGCGAGGAGTGGGTCTCTCAGAGGATCAGGGGCCTCTCGCTCTGGGTCGCCATAAAGAACGCCTTCTTTAAATTCAGCGGCAAGGATGTTCCCACCCTTGCCAGTAATTTCATCTACCCTTCTCATGGGATAGGGTATCTATCAGACAGGCTCAAAGAGGAGATAGAAAAGTCCAACTCCGTCATGACCGGCACAAAGGTCACACAGATCATTCATAAGGATTTTACCGTGATCAGCGCTATCGCGAAGAATTGTGATAATATCCATGAGATTGAAGCCAGGGAGTTTGTATCAAGTATTCCTGTGACCAGCCTTGTTCAGATGTTAAGCCCTGCTCCTCCGGATGATGTGCTTGAGGCTGCTTCAAGCCTCAAATACAGGGACCTTGTTCTTGTAACAGTCATGGTTGACCGCGAGAAGCTGACCGATCTTACATGGATATATATTCCTGAGAAGGATTTTTCCCTTGGAAGGATACATGAGCCCAAAAACTGGAGTCCTGAGATGGCGCCCGAAGGAAAGACACACTTTGTATGTGAGTACTTCTGTTTTGAAGGCGATGACATCTGGAATACAGATGATAAGGAACTCACTTCTATCACAGTCAAACAGCTTGTCAGGCTCGGTTTCATACAGGAGTCGGAAGTTATAGACAGCTGCGTTGTCAGGGTGCCGAAGACATATCCGCTTTTTGAGGTCGGGTATGAGAAGCATTACAAAAAGCTGATCGATTATCTGGACAACTTCAAGAACCTTCATATCACAGGCAGGAACGGGAAGTTCAGGTACTACAATATGGATCATACGATGGAGTCTGGTATAGATGTCGCTGAGAGGATGATCGGCAAAGCCCTGTAG
- a CDS encoding radical SAM protein codes for MAKVTAGNKMKCALIIPSWVPEDIFSSKTAGSQINYWQPLGTLYVASSLMKAGHEVRFLNGAFMTHSEILKELHDFQPDVAGIYSTAFGWKKAVHAASQIKMLLKDIFITVGGPYPIAMQEKCLEDLRNIDAVITGEGELTMVEMLQRLSEGKNLEGVLGVIYREGDKIVKNPPRPLITDLDSLPFPARELLGDDKDYIPPPATYKRKPVAVIITARGCNRRCLFCFQIDKTRKSGIRFRSVENVLEEIELCIKQGYREIKFIDDTLAADYDRAMKLAGEIKKRGLDFAWFASACVNQVDKPLLQAFKDAGCWAILFGAESGVQKDLNAIKKGITLEQTRKAVKAAKEVGLTVHTPFLFGIPGQTYEDGLKSIEFACELDPEIASFHAITPFPGSELYDNLEKYGTMSDDLRDFTYQGAAFVPYSMTRDEISELRQLAYKRFYSRPGYVVKRLLKFRSINDIKAAFQGVKSLFWIWAERGIFSSRKSIT; via the coding sequence ATGGCAAAAGTGACTGCGGGCAACAAAATGAAATGCGCTTTGATAATCCCTTCCTGGGTTCCTGAGGATATCTTCTCATCAAAGACCGCCGGCTCACAGATAAACTATTGGCAGCCTCTTGGAACGCTTTATGTCGCTTCTTCCCTCATGAAGGCGGGGCATGAGGTCAGGTTCCTGAACGGCGCATTCATGACCCACAGTGAGATACTCAAAGAACTGCATGATTTTCAGCCTGATGTTGCCGGGATCTACTCTACCGCTTTCGGATGGAAGAAGGCAGTTCACGCTGCATCTCAGATAAAGATGCTGCTGAAGGATATCTTTATAACTGTCGGAGGTCCTTACCCGATAGCGATGCAGGAGAAATGTCTTGAAGATCTAAGGAACATTGACGCTGTTATCACAGGCGAGGGCGAGTTGACAATGGTTGAGATGCTGCAAAGGCTGTCTGAAGGTAAAAACCTTGAAGGCGTTCTTGGGGTTATTTACCGTGAAGGGGATAAGATAGTAAAAAATCCTCCGCGGCCTTTGATAACAGACCTTGATTCACTTCCTTTCCCGGCAAGAGAACTGCTTGGTGATGACAAGGACTATATACCGCCGCCTGCGACTTATAAAAGAAAACCGGTGGCTGTTATCATAACCGCAAGGGGCTGCAACAGGAGATGCCTCTTCTGCTTTCAGATAGACAAGACGAGGAAGAGCGGCATTCGTTTTCGCAGTGTCGAGAATGTATTGGAAGAGATAGAGCTATGTATCAAACAGGGATACAGGGAGATAAAGTTCATAGACGACACCCTTGCCGCTGACTATGACAGGGCGATGAAGCTTGCAGGAGAGATAAAAAAGCGCGGACTTGATTTTGCCTGGTTTGCTTCCGCATGTGTGAATCAGGTTGATAAGCCGCTATTGCAGGCGTTCAAAGACGCCGGATGCTGGGCGATATTATTCGGCGCTGAAAGCGGGGTGCAGAAGGATCTTAATGCGATAAAAAAGGGGATAACGCTTGAGCAGACGCGCAAGGCTGTAAAAGCGGCAAAAGAGGTGGGGTTAACGGTTCATACCCCGTTTCTTTTCGGTATTCCGGGACAGACATACGAAGACGGCCTGAAGAGCATTGAGTTTGCATGCGAGCTGGATCCTGAGATAGCCAGCTTTCACGCTATCACACCTTTCCCAGGCTCTGAGCTTTATGATAATCTTGAGAAATACGGCACCATGTCCGACGACCTGAGAGACTTTACTTATCAGGGAGCGGCTTTTGTGCCTTACAGCATGACAAGGGATGAGATATCAGAGCTGAGGCAGCTTGCATATAAGAGATTCTATTCGCGGCCGGGGTATGTTGTAAAGAGGTTGTTGAAGTTCAGGAGCATAAATGATATAAAGGCTGCTTTTCAAGGTGTAAAGAGCCTCTTCTGGATATGGGCAGAAAGAGGGATTTTCAGCAGCAGAAAGAGCATAACCTGA